From the genome of Castor canadensis chromosome 4, mCasCan1.hap1v2, whole genome shotgun sequence, one region includes:
- the Scg2 gene encoding secretogranin-2, which translates to MAEIKTHQLGAAIFLIHLIFLISGSEAASFQRNQLLQKEPDLRLANVQKFPSPEMIRALEYIEKLRQQAHKEESSPDYNPYQGISIPLQQKENGEESHLPESSRDSLSEDEWMRIILEALRQAENEPQSAPKENKPYALNSEKNFPVDMTGDYETQQWPERKLKHMRFPLMYEESSRDNPFKRTNEIVEEQYTPQSLATLESVFQELGKLTGPTNQKRERVDEEQKLYTDDEDDIYKASNIAYEDVVGGEDWNPIEEKIESQTQEEVRDSKENTEKNEQINEEMKRSGQLGLQDEDLRKENKDQLSNDVSKVIVYLKRLVNAAGNGRSQNGPNGERAARLLEKPLDSQSIYQLIEISRNLQIPPEDLIEMLKTGEKPSGSVEPEQIDLPVDLDDISEADLDHSDLFQNKMLSKTGYPKTPSRAVAEALPDGLSVEDILNLLGMESATNQKPPYFPNQYNQEKVLLRLPYGPGKSRVNQLPKAAWMPEVENRQVPSENLNDKDQELGEYLARILVKYPELINSNQVKRGPSAGSSEDDDVQEEDQLEQAIKEHLSQGNSQENDKLAPVSKRFPVGPRKNDDSPNRQYLDEDLLMKVLEYLNQEKAEKGREHVAKRAMENM; encoded by the coding sequence ATGGCAGAAATTAAGACCCACCAGCTGGGAGCAGCTATCTTTCTTATCCATTTAATTTTCCTCATCTCCGGATCTGAAGCAGCTTCATTTCAACGTAACCAGCTGCTCCAGAAAGAACCAGACCTCAGATTGGCAAATGTTCAAAAGTTTCCTAGTCCCGAAATGATCAGGGCTTTGGAGTACATAGAAAAGCTGCGGCAGCAAGCTCACAAAGAAGAAAGCAGCCCAGACTATAACCCCTACCAAGGCATCTCTATTCCTcttcagcaaaaagaaaatggtgaGGAAAGTCACTTGCCAGAGAGTTCAAGAGATTCGCTGAGTGAAGATGAATGGATGAGGATAATACTTGAAGCTTTGAGACAGGCTGAAAATGAGCCTCAGTCtgcaccaaaagaaaacaagccCTATGCCTTAAATTCAGAAAAGAACTTCCCAGTTGACATGACTGGTGATTATGAGACACAACAGTGGCCAGAGAGGAAGCTCAAGCACATGCGGTTCCCTCTGATGTATGAAGAGAGTTCCAGGGACAACCCCTTTAAACGTACAAATGAAATAGTAGAGGAACAATATACACCCCAAAGTCTCGCTACACTGGAATCTGTCTTTCAAGAGCTGGGGAAACTGACAGGGCCAACCAACCAGAAACGTGAGCGGGTTGATGAGGAGCAGAAACTCTACACAGATGATGAAGATGACATCTATAAGGCCAGCAACATTGCCTATGAAGATGTGGTGGGAGGAGAAGATTGGAACCCCATAGAAGAGAAAATAGAGAGTCAAACCCAGGAGGAGGTGAGAGACAGCAaagagaatacagaaaaaaatgaacaaatcaatgaagaaatgaagcgTTCAGGGCAGCTGGGGCTCCAGGACGAAGATCTTCGGAAAGAGAATAAAGATCAACTCTCCAATGACGTCTCCAAAGTGATTGTCTATTTAAAAAGGTTAGTGAATGCTGCTGGGAACGGGAGGTCACAGAATGGACCAAATGGGGAAAGGGCAGCTAGGCTTCTTGAAAAGCCACTTGATTCCCAGTCTATTTACCAGCTGATTGAAATCTCAAGGAATTTACAGATACCCCCTGAAGACTTAATTGAGATGCTCAAAACGGGGGAGAAGCCAAGTGGATCAGTGGAGCCAGAGCAGATTGATCTTCCTGTTGACCTAGATGATATCTCGGAAGCTGACTTAGACCATTCAGACCTGTTCCAAAATAAGATGCTCTCCAAGACTGGCTATCCTAAAACACCTAGTCGTGCTGTGGCAGAGGCCTTACCAGATGGGCTCAGTGTGGAGGACATTTTAAATCTCTTAGGGATGGAGAGTGCAACAAATCAGAAACCACCATATTTTCCCAATCAATACAACCAAGAGAAGGTTCTTCTGAGGCTCCCTTATGGTCCTGGAAAGTCTAGAGTCAATCAGCTTCCCAAAGCTGCCTGGATGCCAGAAGTTGAAAACAGACAGGTGCCTTCTGAGAACCTGAATGACAAGGATCAAGAATTAGGAGAGTACTTGGCCAGGATTCTAGTTAAATACCCTGAGCTCATTAATTCAAACCAGGTAAAGCGAGGGCCCAGTGCAGGCTCATCTGAAGATGATGATGTACAGGAAGAAGACCAACTCGAGCAAGCCATCAAAGAGCATCTGAGTCAGGGCAACTCTCAGGAGAATGATAAATTGGCACCAGTAAGCAAAAGGTTCCCAGTGGGGCCTCGGAAGAATGATGACTCCCCAAACAGACAGTACTTGGATGAAGACCTGCTAATGAAAGTTCTGGAGTACCTCaaccaagaaaaggctgaaaagGGAAGGGAGCATGTGGCTAAGAGAGCCATGGAAAATATGTAA